One Gelria sp. Kuro-4 DNA segment encodes these proteins:
- a CDS encoding AAA family ATPase, translating to MKWGERRLPPQVERISLLVEKGELAPPAALAGLRQVDEPLLTASATGAHSPLAEALAQLDALVGLEEVKQLVYEIKAFIEIQQRRRQEGLATEPLTLHMVFRGNPGTGKTTVARILGTLFKELGVLSKGHLVEVERADLVGEYIGHTAQKTREQIKRSLGGILFVDEAYSLARGGDKDFGKESIDCLVKAMEDHRGDLVLILAGYREEMDYFLQTNPGLRSRFPIKIDFPDYSLNELLEIAQVFLAQRDYYLSPGAREELLRQLQVTHNFRHSGNARLVRNIIERAIRRQAVRLAGQSSLSRDQLMAIERVDLEGGAAA from the coding sequence ATGAAATGGGGGGAGAGGAGGTTACCGCCCCAGGTAGAGCGCATCAGCCTGTTGGTGGAAAAGGGCGAGCTGGCTCCGCCCGCAGCGCTGGCCGGCTTGCGGCAGGTGGATGAACCTCTCTTGACGGCCTCAGCGACGGGCGCACATTCTCCCCTGGCCGAAGCCCTGGCCCAGCTGGACGCGTTGGTCGGGCTCGAAGAGGTTAAGCAGCTCGTTTACGAGATCAAGGCGTTCATTGAAATCCAGCAGCGGCGCCGGCAAGAAGGGCTGGCCACGGAGCCCTTGACCTTGCATATGGTTTTCCGGGGAAATCCCGGCACCGGAAAGACTACGGTGGCGCGCATCCTGGGCACGTTGTTCAAGGAGCTTGGTGTCCTCTCCAAGGGGCACCTGGTTGAGGTGGAACGGGCCGACCTGGTGGGCGAGTATATCGGCCATACGGCGCAAAAAACCCGTGAGCAGATAAAGCGGTCGCTGGGCGGCATCCTGTTTGTTGACGAGGCTTACTCGCTGGCGCGGGGTGGCGATAAAGACTTCGGTAAAGAGTCCATCGATTGCCTGGTCAAAGCCATGGAAGACCACCGCGGTGACCTGGTGCTCATCCTGGCCGGGTACCGGGAGGAGATGGACTACTTCCTGCAGACAAACCCCGGCCTGCGCTCTCGTTTTCCCATTAAGATCGACTTCCCTGACTATTCGCTGAATGAGCTCTTGGAGATTGCCCAGGTTTTTTTAGCGCAAAGGGATTATTACCTGAGCCCCGGGGCTAGGGAAGAACTGCTGCGCCAGCTGCAGGTAACCCATAACTTCCGCCACAGCGGGAACGCGCGCCTGGTGCGCAACATAATCGAGCGCGCCATCCGGCGCCAAGCTGTGCGCCTCGCCGGGCAGAGCAGCTTGAGCCGTGACCAATTGATGGCCATTGAGCGGGTAGACCTGGAAGGGGGGGCGGCGGCGTGA
- the lexA gene encoding transcriptional repressor LexA, translating to MRKRALGLSPRQAEMLGFIQRWIKDHGYPPAVREIGQALGLRSSSTVHMHLKQLEAKGYLKRNSSKPRAIEITANRSVPTEDVVEVPVLGRVAAGQPLLAEENREGTFPLPASLARRGTTFLLRVRGDSMVEAGILDGDFVLVRQQPAVENGEIAVALLGDEATVKRFYKENGYVRLQPENRVYEPIMVRSVQILGKVIGVFRLL from the coding sequence ATGCGCAAACGGGCACTGGGACTCAGCCCCCGTCAGGCGGAAATGCTCGGCTTTATCCAGCGGTGGATAAAAGACCATGGCTACCCGCCCGCTGTACGGGAAATCGGACAGGCCTTGGGGCTGCGATCGAGTTCCACCGTGCACATGCATCTGAAACAGCTGGAAGCAAAGGGTTACCTGAAGCGCAATTCCAGCAAGCCGCGCGCCATCGAAATCACCGCTAATCGTTCGGTGCCTACCGAGGACGTGGTGGAGGTACCTGTTTTAGGCCGGGTAGCCGCGGGCCAGCCGCTTCTGGCCGAAGAAAACAGGGAAGGTACTTTCCCCCTACCCGCCTCCCTGGCCCGGCGCGGCACAACTTTCCTGTTGCGCGTTCGCGGGGACAGCATGGTTGAAGCCGGAATCCTGGACGGCGACTTCGTCCTCGTGCGCCAGCAACCTGCGGTGGAAAACGGTGAAATCGCTGTGGCTCTGCTGGGGGACGAGGCTACCGTTAAGCGTTTCTACAAAGAGAACGGCTACGTGCGACTGCAACCTGAAAACCGCGTATACGAGCCCATCATGGTGCGCTCGGTGCAGATCCTGGGCAAGGTTATCGGCGTCTTCCGCTTGTTGTAG
- a CDS encoding GTPase, translating into MKECLVIGKTHAGKTLFALNFAHYLGVTNLEITFRHPNGLIAKKTYSLAAARRELVGPAPHMTRALQSFVLDLPVGKGAKRCTFTDTSGLIDHIHADVEVRRAIAQTLGAIREADLILHLVDAAAVGRTDAPSALGEVDYQVAQFAQLRSGYAVLANKMDLPGAAGGLERLKLELPGHAVFPISALYKRGFREVKGFVQRYL; encoded by the coding sequence GTGAAGGAGTGCCTGGTCATCGGGAAGACCCACGCCGGCAAGACACTGTTCGCCCTCAACTTCGCCCACTACTTGGGAGTGACGAATCTCGAGATCACCTTCCGCCACCCGAACGGCCTGATTGCTAAGAAAACATACAGCCTTGCGGCCGCACGCCGTGAGCTGGTAGGCCCGGCGCCGCATATGACGCGGGCCCTCCAAAGCTTTGTGTTGGATCTGCCGGTGGGTAAAGGGGCAAAGCGTTGCACTTTTACGGATACCAGCGGGCTGATCGACCACATTCATGCCGACGTCGAGGTCCGCCGGGCCATTGCGCAAACCTTGGGGGCCATCCGGGAGGCAGACCTTATCCTGCACCTGGTGGACGCGGCGGCCGTGGGCAGGACAGACGCGCCTTCCGCGCTGGGGGAGGTTGACTACCAGGTGGCGCAGTTCGCGCAGCTGCGCAGTGGGTACGCCGTCTTGGCCAATAAAATGGACCTGCCCGGTGCAGCCGGCGGCCTGGAGAGGCTGAAGCTGGAACTGCCGGGGCACGCCGTCTTCCCGATCTCGGCTCTCTACAAGCGCGGTTTTCGGGAGGTGAAAGGCTTTGTCCAGCGGTATCTTTGA
- a CDS encoding methionine gamma-lyase family protein → MNNPIDELYRDQFDRRLLQQAEEVKESPAFAQARRRVERVVQRNQLRVLAAFREAQVSEFHFAPTTGYGYDDAGREKLEEVFARVFGAEAALVRSQIVSGTHALGLCLFGVLRPGGELLSVTGRPYDTLGAIIHGPAGSGSLRDLQVNYREVPWTGGEVDLEGIERAIGPQTSAVLIQRSRGYSLRPALSVRQIGRIIQTVKAVKPDVVTIVDNCYGEFVETEEPPAAGADLTAGSLIKNPGGGIAPSGGYVVGKKKWVERAAGRLTVPGLGGECGPSLGLNRLLFQGFYLAPLMVGEALVGASFAAQLFQRLGFAVQPAPEEERHDLVQAISLERPERLLAFCQAIQEASPVNSFARPEAAPLPGYDTPIIMAAGTFVQGASSELSADAPLRPPYTVFLQGGVSRYQVEFAVLRAAQVLLERGLLIL, encoded by the coding sequence TTGAACAACCCGATCGACGAACTCTACCGGGACCAGTTCGATCGCCGTTTGTTGCAACAGGCGGAGGAAGTGAAGGAAAGCCCGGCTTTCGCACAGGCACGGCGGCGCGTGGAAAGAGTTGTGCAGCGGAATCAACTGCGTGTACTGGCGGCCTTCCGGGAAGCGCAGGTCAGCGAGTTTCATTTTGCGCCCACCACAGGGTACGGTTACGACGACGCCGGGCGGGAGAAGCTGGAGGAAGTCTTCGCCCGAGTGTTCGGTGCCGAAGCTGCGTTGGTGCGCAGCCAGATTGTCTCGGGAACGCACGCCCTAGGCCTTTGCCTTTTCGGCGTTTTGCGCCCGGGAGGAGAACTGCTCTCGGTAACCGGGCGGCCCTATGACACGCTTGGCGCAATCATTCACGGGCCGGCGGGCAGTGGCTCCCTGCGCGACCTGCAGGTAAACTACCGCGAGGTGCCCTGGACAGGGGGCGAAGTCGACCTGGAGGGCATCGAGCGTGCCATTGGCCCCCAGACCAGCGCAGTGCTCATCCAGCGCTCACGCGGCTACAGCCTGCGCCCGGCCTTGAGCGTAAGGCAGATAGGCAGGATCATCCAGACTGTAAAAGCGGTAAAGCCGGACGTCGTCACCATCGTCGACAACTGCTACGGCGAGTTTGTGGAAACCGAGGAGCCACCGGCGGCGGGGGCCGACCTCACCGCTGGTTCCCTCATCAAGAACCCAGGGGGAGGGATAGCTCCCTCGGGTGGGTACGTGGTGGGAAAGAAGAAGTGGGTGGAGCGGGCGGCCGGCCGCTTGACAGTGCCCGGGCTGGGCGGCGAGTGCGGGCCCAGCCTAGGCCTTAACCGTCTACTGTTCCAGGGGTTTTACCTGGCTCCCCTTATGGTGGGGGAAGCCCTGGTGGGTGCAAGCTTTGCCGCCCAGCTTTTTCAGCGCCTCGGTTTTGCCGTCCAGCCGGCCCCGGAAGAGGAGCGCCACGATTTAGTACAGGCCATTTCCCTGGAACGACCGGAACGGCTCCTGGCGTTTTGCCAGGCCATCCAAGAAGCCTCGCCGGTCAACTCCTTTGCCCGTCCCGAGGCCGCGCCGCTGCCGGGTTACGATACGCCGATTATAATGGCGGCGGGAACCTTTGTGCAAGGAGCCTCGTCGGAGCTGTCCGCGGATGCACCCCTGCGTCCGCCGTACACGGTTTTCCTGCAGGGCGGCGTCTCGCGTTACCAGGTGGAATTCGCCGTTCTCCGGGCAGCCCAGGTGTTGCTAGAACGCGGTCTATTGATCTTGTGA
- a CDS encoding acyl-CoA dehydratase activase — protein sequence MAGYLGVDVGSVSTNLVVTDEQGEIVASLYIRTQGQPINALQEGLQELEKMLPPRFTILGAGTTGSGRTLAGVVVGADLVKNEITCHAVAAARLVPDVQTVLEIGGQDSKIIILRDGVVTDFAMNTVCAAGTGSFLDHQAERLNVPIEEFGNYALRAKNPVRIAGRCTVFAESDMVHKQQLGHSLEDIIAGLCEALVRNYLNNVGKGKEILPPVVFQGGVAANVGIKAAFEKALNLKVHVPKNYGVMGAWGAALLAQEKTALKPEATRFRGFQAAHLEYKTSSFDCTGCSNQCEVVSISVEGKVIARWGDRCGRWESML from the coding sequence GTGGCTGGGTATCTAGGGGTGGATGTGGGTTCGGTGAGCACGAACCTGGTGGTGACCGATGAGCAGGGAGAAATTGTGGCCAGTTTATATATCCGTACGCAGGGGCAGCCGATCAACGCTCTGCAGGAAGGCCTGCAGGAGCTGGAAAAGATGCTGCCGCCGCGTTTTACCATCCTGGGCGCCGGTACCACCGGCAGCGGGCGTACCTTGGCCGGCGTAGTGGTGGGGGCGGATCTGGTGAAGAACGAGATCACCTGTCATGCGGTGGCGGCCGCCCGTCTGGTACCGGACGTACAAACGGTGCTGGAAATCGGGGGGCAGGATTCAAAGATCATTATCCTGCGCGACGGCGTAGTGACGGACTTCGCCATGAACACCGTCTGTGCCGCTGGGACAGGATCTTTCTTGGATCACCAAGCCGAGCGCTTAAACGTTCCCATTGAAGAATTTGGCAATTATGCGCTGCGGGCGAAAAATCCTGTGCGGATCGCCGGGCGTTGCACCGTGTTTGCTGAGTCCGACATGGTCCACAAGCAGCAGCTGGGTCACAGCTTGGAGGACATCATCGCCGGTTTATGTGAAGCCTTGGTGCGTAACTACCTGAACAACGTGGGCAAAGGCAAAGAAATCCTGCCACCCGTTGTTTTCCAGGGCGGCGTGGCGGCCAACGTGGGCATTAAGGCGGCCTTTGAAAAAGCCCTCAATCTTAAGGTGCATGTTCCCAAGAATTACGGGGTGATGGGCGCCTGGGGCGCAGCCCTGCTGGCCCAGGAAAAGACGGCGCTTAAGCCGGAGGCCACGCGCTTTCGTGGCTTCCAGGCGGCACATCTCGAGTACAAGACCTCGAGTTTCGACTGCACGGGGTGTTCAAACCAGTGCGAAGTGGTCAGCATCAGCGTGGAAGGAAAAGTGATTGCCCGCTGGGGCGACCGCTGCGGCCGCTGGGAAAGCATGCTATAA
- a CDS encoding acyl-CoA dehydratase activase-related protein, which yields MRITFPYMGSSPPVFKQLFRELGHEVVVPPPPSKHTLDLGTKYAPEFACIPFKILLGTYLEAIQLGADTIVSTGGVGPCRAGYYGELHRGILRDLGYDVRLIILEPPLRRPGDFLRALSKIIGGPRTWLRLPGILRHVWMKLNAIDRVEKAAHHIRPYELVKGETSKVYAACLEQLDAAATAAEIRAAEKAALEQLAAVPQDRSRCPLKVGLIGEIYVVLEPFANHNVQVVLEEMGVLAERSIYLAEWTRGNAIVAGEKDIKGAARPYLSELIGGHGVNSIGETVLYARQGFDGIIQLAPFACIPEIVAKSLLPRVSRDLGIPILTLFLDEQTGEAGIRTRLEAFVDLLAQRRKKKEGQPAWLGI from the coding sequence GTGCGCATAACATTTCCCTACATGGGTAGTTCACCGCCCGTTTTCAAACAGCTCTTCCGGGAACTGGGACATGAGGTGGTGGTGCCCCCGCCGCCCAGTAAGCATACGCTGGACCTGGGAACCAAATACGCCCCCGAGTTTGCCTGTATTCCGTTTAAAATTTTGCTGGGGACTTACCTGGAAGCCATCCAGCTGGGAGCGGATACCATCGTCAGCACCGGGGGCGTGGGGCCCTGCCGGGCGGGCTACTATGGCGAACTGCACCGGGGCATCCTGCGTGATCTGGGTTATGATGTGCGCTTGATAATCCTGGAACCGCCTCTGAGACGGCCCGGCGACTTCTTACGGGCGCTGAGCAAAATCATCGGCGGTCCCCGTACCTGGCTGCGTCTGCCCGGCATTCTGCGGCACGTCTGGATGAAGCTCAATGCCATCGACCGGGTGGAGAAGGCAGCTCATCACATCCGCCCTTATGAACTCGTTAAGGGCGAAACCAGTAAGGTCTATGCGGCCTGCCTGGAGCAGTTGGATGCCGCCGCCACCGCTGCGGAAATCCGCGCGGCGGAGAAAGCGGCGCTGGAGCAGCTGGCTGCGGTTCCCCAGGACAGGAGCCGGTGTCCGCTGAAGGTGGGACTGATCGGCGAGATATATGTGGTTCTTGAGCCTTTTGCCAACCACAACGTTCAGGTGGTGTTGGAAGAAATGGGCGTCCTGGCCGAACGGTCGATTTACCTGGCCGAGTGGACGCGGGGCAACGCCATTGTGGCCGGCGAAAAGGACATTAAAGGAGCGGCCCGGCCGTACCTTAGCGAGCTTATCGGCGGGCACGGGGTCAACAGCATCGGGGAGACGGTGCTCTACGCCCGCCAGGGCTTTGACGGTATCATTCAGCTGGCCCCGTTTGCGTGCATCCCTGAGATAGTGGCCAAGAGCCTGCTGCCGCGCGTCAGCCGGGACCTGGGCATTCCCATTCTTACGCTCTTTTTGGACGAACAGACGGGTGAAGCCGGCATCAGGACGCGCCTCGAGGCCTTCGTCGATTTACTCGCACAACGTCGTAAGAAGAAAGAGGGGCAACCGGCGTGGCTGGGTATCTAG
- a CDS encoding acyl-CoA dehydratase activase-related protein, whose translation MARKRIGIPRALFFYSYLPFWQAFWRALGWEVVVSPVTNKEILDLGVEEASTDLCVPVKILHGHVAYLAQQVDAIFLPRMVNVGSGATFCPKFLALPEMVKYSMSGLPPLVEARLDLGKPWDLFNLCRELQREWAPGEGFWAAYQHARAAQRTFEGKLAQGELAGPLLAALVGNAAGPAAPAPAEAQEGLISRELKVAVLGYPYAVHDAFLNGDLVKKLQHMGVKVYTADMVPAQARRRYRLHKDLFWHYSNMVLQAGKFWLNGAQGIAGLIHVTNFACGPDAMVGKLLELEAKAHGIPLMALTLDEQTGQAGLETRVEAFVDMLARRKTRAHNISLHG comes from the coding sequence GTGGCCAGAAAACGAATTGGCATCCCGCGCGCACTCTTTTTTTACTCGTACCTGCCTTTTTGGCAGGCCTTTTGGCGTGCGCTTGGTTGGGAAGTGGTTGTTTCGCCCGTTACCAACAAGGAGATCCTCGACCTGGGTGTGGAAGAGGCGTCCACCGATCTGTGCGTTCCCGTAAAAATCTTGCATGGACATGTGGCTTACTTGGCGCAGCAGGTGGACGCGATTTTCCTCCCGCGCATGGTGAACGTCGGTTCAGGTGCAACCTTTTGCCCCAAGTTCCTGGCCCTGCCGGAAATGGTCAAGTACAGCATGTCCGGGCTTCCTCCCCTGGTGGAAGCGCGACTCGACCTAGGGAAACCCTGGGATCTTTTTAATTTGTGCCGGGAGCTGCAGCGGGAATGGGCACCCGGCGAAGGCTTCTGGGCCGCCTACCAGCATGCCCGCGCCGCACAAAGGACGTTCGAGGGAAAACTTGCCCAGGGCGAACTGGCCGGACCCCTTTTGGCCGCCTTGGTTGGCAATGCCGCCGGTCCGGCGGCGCCGGCCCCGGCGGAGGCACAAGAAGGGCTTATCTCCCGTGAGCTGAAGGTCGCTGTGCTCGGCTATCCTTATGCCGTCCACGATGCGTTTCTCAATGGGGATCTGGTGAAAAAGCTCCAGCACATGGGAGTGAAAGTTTACACCGCCGACATGGTGCCGGCGCAGGCCCGCCGGCGTTACCGCTTGCATAAAGACCTTTTTTGGCATTACAGCAACATGGTCCTGCAGGCGGGAAAGTTCTGGCTGAACGGCGCGCAGGGCATCGCAGGGCTTATTCACGTAACCAACTTTGCCTGTGGGCCGGATGCCATGGTCGGCAAACTGCTGGAGCTGGAGGCCAAGGCGCATGGTATTCCCCTGATGGCCCTTACGCTGGACGAGCAAACCGGCCAGGCCGGCCTGGAGACGCGCGTGGAGGCCTTTGTCGATATGCTGGCAAGGAGGAAGACCCGTGCGCATAACATTTCCCTACATGGGTAG
- a CDS encoding cupin domain-containing protein, which yields MKSLVFSPAEQSWQPHPNKANKGVLVKPLLSPEVDPNLRTMLVQVNPGGEITPHTHTTLEFFSVLAGEASALVNGSIVKLVCGMSVYTPPGEEHGLRNAGTEPLLLLACFAPAE from the coding sequence GTGAAAAGCCTGGTGTTTTCCCCCGCCGAGCAAAGCTGGCAGCCGCACCCCAACAAGGCCAATAAGGGCGTACTGGTGAAGCCGCTTTTAAGCCCAGAGGTTGATCCGAACCTGCGCACCATGCTGGTACAGGTGAACCCAGGGGGCGAAATCACCCCGCACACCCACACCACCCTGGAATTTTTCAGCGTACTGGCAGGCGAGGCCTCAGCCCTGGTTAATGGCTCGATCGTAAAGCTTGTCTGCGGTATGAGCGTTTATACTCCGCCCGGCGAGGAACACGGTTTGCGCAACGCGGGCACGGAGCCGCTCCTTCTTCTCGCCTGTTTTGCGCCGGCGGAATAA